ATGTTGACAACACGTTTTGTGCCTcaattaaaatctttcaaaaaccAAGGGTAAGAGATTTCtgtatatagtaattattataacagtaacTAGAAATTGtggacttaataatattgtttatgatAGTCAGTATTTTTGTTCTtgatgaaatattgtaaactttattATTGGTGAATCtcaaaacctaattttaattgttattatctTATCAAAAGATTTTAGATTGGAAGTTTTATCGCTGCCATTAATTTAAACACTGCATATTAGGTTAGAATTTTACCTCTTAATGTCACATGATGTAATACAAGACAAATCTTCTCATTACTAACTGTATGGACAAACCCTACACAAATAAGTCTATGGAGACAAAGATATTTGGCAACGCTGGAATGTTTTAATCCTGATTTGAGTCCAACACGAAAGAAAAAGTCCAACTGTACTCAACAAAAGCTTTATTTAGTACGGTGTTAGTAGAagtgaatcattacaacaacctGTTTTTTCTACTTTCTAGGAATTTTCTCAATATTTGATGTGTTAAAGTTTGTGCCAATTATGTGATACTAATTATTTACCATTTGTACTGAATCTTCCAGTGTCTCTGTTTATATGCTGCTGACGTCGGTTTGTTCTCACCGAACTTTGGTTTATGTCCCTGCTTATGTGCCTTTCTTCAGTTGCAGTACTACCTGGAATATTTCTGggaaaaaaacattgaaaatgttaatatcaAAGAATTATTAACATTACATATAATGGTTTCTGACTTTGTAACGgacattataatattactatgATGGTAAATGACTTTAAGATAGAAAAAATTCTACTTCGATTACATATTTTACTTACAATAGATTTGACCAAAATCTGGTCTTAaattactcaaaatattttttggctAAAATCTATGCATATAAAATCAATTGGGAGAGAAGGGGAGGGGGAAATGTCATACTAGGAATAGATGAAGCCTTGTGTTTCTTGACCGTTGTTGTTTAAGAAGCTCAGCTCCATCCTACAAATAAGGTAAGTTACATCTcgtttcaaaatgtgtttttttatcaaacaaagaTATCAAATTCATTGACATTTACACTAAAATgactaaacattatatttatatactgaaGTTTATGTTTGGGTTGGATCAGAGACAATCATGAAATGTAAGAAAACAGTAGtcacaactctttaattacatgTCTACTAGTTCaaacatatacactttttattcaTCTAAATTTGTGGAGTACGTATGTGACCCTATAATGCCACACTATCTCcaatatatcattaataattaatttgttctttATATTCTTTTGGGAAATTTAGATAAGAGCATGGTAATGGCTTTTAACATGATGGTGGACCATATAGTCATTTATTTTCAGACACACACATTTGTTGTCACCAGATATCAGATAAACTTGTACTTTATCTTGATACTTGTCCATGTCTTAGATACTAGATCACTTCATGTCATCTTGATATACCCAAATAGTGACGTAACCCAAGGAAGAAGATATAAGAAGTACGATCTCCATTGTATAAAAAGATCACTGTAAAATaggaatatttataacatatttgtcAACCTAGTTAAAATGgagagaaaatgtaaaataaaccatGACTTAAGTGTCTGGAACCCTCAATACAAGAAAAATCTCTTGGTTTCCATGCCAATGGCTAACATCTAAGATGATCATAATCTACGGAAAATACAAGATGTCGAGCTCGTGAACCAACCTTAAATGTTGCATGATTGAGCTTCCACATCAAATTCTTAATAATTCTACTGGTCAGGTATCTTGGGCAAGGAGGTTTATTGGGGTATAGGATAGAGTGGAAGCAGGCTCaccaaaagataaaataacacaTGGCCAAGACAACTTACAAACATCTTGATAGGAGATTCTCTTTTGAGTTAATTTGAAACAAATGGTCCGCTTCACCACCAAGAAGATTGATGTTATTGTTTTTCAGGAAAAGAATACCCCTTCTACACTCAATTGGACCTAGTAGTAAtacctgaaacaaaattatacatcAGCCATTGTCACAAAAATACTGTTGCTCAAaacttttaacaaacatttatagatttatttacaaattaatgtatattCTTCTTTTTTAAGCTCACATTACATTACAAATGATTTTCTAACCTATTACACTTGGTGATTTAGCTCATCGTGCATTGCTAATGcatgtttacaaataattctTTTATGAAGTACACTGCAAATAAtccagtaataataaaaaactcattgtactgaagtaaaaaaaatgataaaaccaGGCTGCAACTACCCAATCAATAAATAGCCTAAGGGTAATTCCATTTCAAATCaaccaatgaaaaaataattcCGAACCTTGACCGCttagattttgataattttttgtatgaaagttGTACCTACCACGACTagctaaaatgtaaaattttatatttttctgcctTTGGATTTTTGAATGACAGGTTTTTAAAAACCCACATTAAGGCAGATTTTGATCATGTTAAGACAATAATCTGCGTATGTTCTAAACAAACGCTAAGTagctaaaaaactattaaagctaaaaaatttgtttcattctttccatttgaatttctttaatttgatacatCAAATGATTATGTTTTGTATACTATGAATTTTTTGCATCCactcaaaaattgtttttgaaagaCTCAAAAAAGTCCCctctttttttggaaaaaatgttatttgcaCTATAACTGACtacatatatgccaaatttcagaatgggtttttatttaaacaaaaatattttgttactggaGTACACACCAGTTTGGTGTGAAATTATTTCCCTTCACTAAATCATCTAAATCTGAGAGGTCTAGACCATTGGTTGATTTGACACGGAATAACCCACAAGATGCAGCAAACATGAGTAGTCCAAATAAATGTTGTAGGTTTTTCGATTTTCAAACCCACCTAAAAGAGCTAAATAATGTGAGTTAAGTTAACAATCCAAATGCTTGTTGTCTTGTACTGTACGAGCTCTTAAAaccaaaacacttttaaaattctagcattgcactgtgcaatgtttttttttatctaattctgGGTAGTTTATCTAATATATCAAACATCTGAGATTAAGAGACCAGGAACAGTCGTATTACAAATTGAGTAAGTGGTGTGTGTATGTGCAGCTGTGGGGAGGTAGGGAAGTTGCGGCTGTGTGGGAACGTACTTGAGAATGTTCTACGTTGGAGCAGTCAAAGCAAAACAAATTCTATTGTTTCTTCAGACATTCTGGGTTTGTAtcataatcaaataaattttttttttaattgtattacaagTAAGTAGCTGTACATTGTAATAAGAAAGACTAAACAACAATACTCATGAAAGTAATGTAGTATGTCATTAATATAtgagtaaacaataaaaataaattatagtgttTACCATTTGTGTACATACGCTTATAATACTACaactataaattaatactaaaacatatatGGCCCTTTAACCACTACACAAAGTATGAAGCTTACTTTTAAGCTACCTTGAGACCAGGAAGAAATGGTTCAGTCAACTTTGGAATTGGGGCGTACTCCATGGCCTTTAAAGTGGTTAAGCCATCGGAAATCTCCATCATCAACACTCTCTTAGGGTTGGGCTCCCAGCTCTGTTTCTTAGGTTCATCAGCTGACACACTATCATTGCTTTCAGCCTCATTTATGTTCTGCGCTGCTCGCAGTTGTGAGTAGCAAGACTGGCCTATGTCACGTATCCAGTTTATCTGTAACCGCAAAAGTTGCTACAAGACAAACTTAGTACGACAGTTTAGAAAAAAGACTcaagaatattgtattttcatcCCACATGATGATCTACTGACAAAGTCAtggagttttaaataatttctttcagACATATCAATTTAATGTAACAATGTCTTAAAGGATACCTATAGTCATCTATTAGAGTATAAACATCGCCTACAATATATCAAATGTGTGTTGTGTTCGTCTATATTATTAGATGaccaacaaacaaaattgtagaaaacagattttgtaacatttagaCAAGGCTTCAAGTAAGCCAGAATTCGGGACAGTATGCGAGGTTTAACGTTCACTTAAAAGCAGACAATATCATGGCCCAAAGAGTGTTACTCCCCCCCCCAACCAATGGGTCGATGTTTAACATTTCAATATAGagttgaatttgaaatattttaagttatgtacAGATGGATACACACAAACACAGAAATCTGGTTTATGGATATTGGATATCTAGATATTGGTTTATCTCAGGTGTTTATCAACACGTGCATATCACTTTTccataaaatttgtattggtttAGCCACAGGATCTATCAGTTTCTCTAAGGTTCATAACTCGATTGTTCTTTAAAATAAGGCTATTCACATTGTATGTTGCATTGTTTTAAATAGCAAATTTGTCCCggttattttatgttacatagAATTAAACTAACAAGACAGTTGtgaactaaaacaatttttaattaatgcaattaaaattaattcttgaaaaagtaaaatattgaaatcaatGAGTAAATcaagcaattatttatattacaatattttgcacCTACCTGAACTGTATATTTCCCACTCAACTCCAAGTTTCCATTGTTATAGTTGGTTGGCAGACAACCATGCTGCACATCTTGTAGATCAGCCAACAACCACTGGATACAAACATACTCTTGTAGAGAGCCGTAGACCTGGACCTAAGTCAAATAGGatcatcttaattattttatttggttacaaaacttacagtaaaatacacaaattaaatcGTATAAGAAGCAAAAAACTGGAGTGTCACCAAGGTTAttatcagaaatcagaaatctttATTCTTGGACTTAGAGTACAGAATTTGCGTCATACAGTTATACATGATGTGAAATCAAGGACTTTATTTTCTTTGTTCATGTGGTTAGGTGTTCCTCCAGGTGACAAACTCTTCTAAGGTGTAGAAGGAGTGTTCTAGCAACCATTTGGTGAGATGTTTCTTGAAGTTTTTCTCTTGGTGGATCCTTTTTAACTGCTCAGGCAAGAGGTTGAACAGCCTTGCTCCTGCATAGCACGGCTTCTTCTCATAGAGAGTCAGGTGGTGAATTGGCATGGCAAAGTTTGTGGTGTTCCTGGTGTTGTATTGGTGATTATCTCCTAGTTTCTGATGAAATTTCTCTGTGGTATGTTTGACCACTTCTAGGATGTAGAGTGATACTACAGTAAGGATTTTTAGTTCTTCAAAGGCGCCCCGACAACTGTCATATGGGTTAAGACCTAATAATGTTCTTACTGCTTTCTTTTGTAGTACCAATATTCTTTGGACGTTTCTGGCAGAGGAGTTTCCCCCACACTATCAGCCCATACCTAATATGCGACTCAAATAGCGAGTAATATGCTATTTTAGCTGTTTCTAGATCACTAGAGCTCTTTATTCTTTTGAGTGCATATAGGCTGGTGTTTAACTTTCCGTAAAGCTGGTCTACGTGTGATGTCCAGGTgagtctattgtctattgtaacGCCAAGATATTTTGCTTCGCTTTTAAGTTCGAGATCTGGAAGCCCAGGTAGCTCTGCAGTTCTATTTCCAAAGTTTAGTTGTTGAGTTTTGTTCTCATTCAGGATCAGGTAATTTTGATGACAGTACTGCTTGGCCATGTTGAATGTTACGAAGGATGAGATTTCCAGTCTGTTTGTCTGTTTTTCAGTAACCAGGAGTgccgtgtcatctgcgtacatcaTTGTTTGGCCATATTCATGCAGATATTTTGGCAGGTTGTTTGTAAACAGGATAAAAAGAATTGGTCCCATTAccgagccctgaggaacacctctTGTGATTGGGAGTGAAGAAGATCTTGCTATGCTGGTGGTGTTTTTCATAGTGTACATTAGTTCAACTATCTGTGTTCTGTCGGTCAGATAGCTTGAGAACCACTTTGCAGCATTACCTTTTATTCCCATTGTCTTCATTTTATTCAGTAAGAGGGAGTGGTCTAATGTGTCAAAAGCTTTGCTATAATCCAAGAGGAAACCAGTGACCGATGCCCCTTCCTCTAATTGGTCAATGATATGCTCAACTAGGTTTGTAAGGGCTGTGTTAGTTGATCTCCCTTTTAGAAAGCCGTGTTGTTGAGTGCTGAGGATGTTGTTATTGATCAAATGACTCATGAGTCGGACAAGCATTGCCTTTTCAATTACCTTGGATATAGTTGATAGAATagatattggtctatagtttcCTACTAATGTAGTGTCCCCTTTTTTGAATTTTGGAATTACCTTAGATTTTTTCAGGGCATTTGGAAAAACGCCTTCCTTGAAAGATAGGTTAACTATGTATGTTAGAGGGATGATAGTCTCCTCTTTgcaatgttttagtaattttgagGAGATCTCATCTAATCCTGATAATGGCTTCGCCTTAAGGTCAGagataatttttgatatttctgaCACTGTGGTTGGATTTAGTATCAGTGCTGGTGTATTTGCGAGTACAGGTGGTTCTTTTTCCAGGTTAGGCATTTGTTGGTTACTAATGGCTTTTTCTGCAACTGTGCTAAAATGATTGTTAAGATGCTCGGCCACCAGGAGTGGATCTTTAATCAACCTGTTATCAACTGTCAATTCAATCGGTTTTGTAGACTCACTGTTCTTGCATCTCTCATAATTGATTATACTCCAGACggctttttgtttgttttctgcaTTCTGAATGAAGTTAGATGTGGCTTCCTTTCTTGAGTGCTTCAGTCTAAGGTCATATTCTTTCTTTGCTTGTGCTGTAATTTCCTTGTCTGCCAGTACACCACTTCTCACTTCATTTTCCAGAGCCTGGAGGTAGATATATTTAAGTCTGCTTGCTTCTTGATCAGGTGTCTTGTGGTAAGATCGTCTTCTGGGTCTAAATTTCATCAAGGGACATGTGACATTGAGTGCCCAGTTAAGTGTGTgattaaaattgttgtatgatTCGTCAACATCCAAGACATTCAATACATTCTGCCATGATTCATCCTTTAAGACTTGTTTTAGATGGTTAAGATTTGTTTGAGAGAAAAGTCTTTTTGTTGAATTGGGGAGAACTTTATTTTGTGTTTGCATATTTATATGGCAGGCCTGGGCAGTGTGATCCGATAGGCCAGTGGTTATGACTTCTGATTGGATGTCTTTATTGTTCATGTTTGTACATATGAAGTCAATGGAAGTTGAAGTGTTATAGGTGACTCTGGTTGGAGGCAGACTTAGCCTTCGGATGTTGTGACTAGCTAGCATGTTTCTTAATTCTATTTTTCCTATATTTTCAGACAAGTCATCTATGTTTATATCTCCCATGACCACAACAGGACATTTCCATGTAGGTATCTTGTCGAGTGTCTCAGACAGGGTGTCAAGGGCTATGTCAAGATTACTGTTTGGCGGTCTGTACACTCCCAAAAGGAAAAAATGAGTTTTTCCGAGGT
This genomic interval from Homalodisca vitripennis isolate AUS2020 unplaced genomic scaffold, UT_GWSS_2.1 ScUCBcl_921;HRSCAF=3880, whole genome shotgun sequence contains the following:
- the LOC124371074 gene encoding recQ-mediated genome instability protein 1-like, with the translated sequence MGFNMNISEAESVCRYLRSREIQMLPNNEWLLNCMDWYRSHPELVQVYGSLQEYVCIQWLLADLQDVQHGCLPTNYNNGNLELSGKYTVQINWIRDIGQSCYSQLRAAQNINEAESNDSVSADEPKKQSWEPNPKRVLMMEISDGLTTLKAMEYAPIPKLTEPFLPGLKVLLLGPIECRRGILFLKNNNINLLGGEADHLFQINSKENLLSRCLNIPGSTATEERHISRDINQSSVRTNRRQQHINRDTGRFSTNGK